The nucleotide window CCGGTGTTGTCTGTACAATCTATATACGCCCCGACCGGCAGACACCTAGGTATGTGAGGCTTATATTCGATAACCGCCCTGGCAGAGACTGCTCTGGTCTTAGGGCCTCCCCTTGGGGGTCTTCTACGCGGCACTCTTACCACCTCCCAGCTTCTCGATAACTACGAAGCTCACGGTCTTACTTATAGGTCTACATTCCGCTATGCGGACCCTATCACCTTCTTTAACGTCTAGGCATGGTGGGCAGTGAGCAGGGATACGGCTTCTTCTACGCTCATACCTACGGTACTTCGGGACATAGTGATAATACTCCCTGAGCACTATAACAGTGTTCTTCGCCTTAGCGCTCACGACCGTTCCTTCTAAAACCTGCCCTCTTACGGATAAGGTTCCATGAAACGGGCAATTCTTGTCTCCACACTCAGGCTCCTTCGGCATTCCAGATCACCTCACAAGCCTATCCTCAGGTCTACCGACAAGCTTTAAGCCGTCGACCTCGACTTTAACACCCCGGTCAAGCGTGAACACGAACTTGCACGTAGATTTCGGAACCGCTTTAACACCGTTTTCAGTCTTGATGTATAACATGTTTCTCGTCTCATCTACCACTTCGCCCCTTATACCCAGGTAGGACTTGGATGTAGAAGACTTAACCTCGGCTTTAAGCCCTATCAGCTCGTGCCGAAGTATGTTAAACGGAGTTATCGGGCTCATTTAGAACTACCCCTCCCGAGCTTAAGCTCTTCTTCTCTCTGAACAGTCAATATTCGCGCTATGGTCTTCTTGATCTCCCTGATCCTAGCGTAGTTCTCGACCGCCCCGCCTGCTTTAACGATCGCTCTAAGCCTCATCAGCTCCATCCTAAGCTCTACGACTCTTCTAATCCTCTCTTCAGGACTCATGGCTCTTATCTCACGCATCCTGAGGATAGGCATCAGGCAACACCCTCCTCGGGCTTCTCTTCTCCCTCTTCGACCTGAACTTCTTGAGCCACTTCCTCCTTCAACTCGATCTTGTCAGGAAACTCGACTCCAGGAGGTAGTATCGTGACCTTGATACCATATATGCCGGGCTTCATAAGCAGATGATACACTGCGGACTTAACATGTTTCATCGCCGGGTCGCCGGATTTAGGCAGATATCCCACCCTGTATTTTTCATATCTAGCCCTCTCAGAGGTTAATTTGCCGCTTATCTTAACCTCAGCCCCTAAGGCCCCGGCCCTCATGATTCTCTCCAAGGCCCAGAAGGCTGCTCTACGGAAGTGGATCCCCCTCTGCATGGCCAACGCTATCCTACTGGCCATTATATAGGGGTTGAGCTCTGGAACAGGGATATCTGCGACGGCTATCTGAGGGTTCGGGACGTTAAACTTCTCCTGAAGTTCCTTGCTCAAGGCCTTTATGATCGTTCCACCCCTACCTATAACGAGACCAGGCCTTAAAGCAAATATCGTTATCCTAGTCCCCAAAGGAGTTCTAGAGATCTCAGAGCCGCCGTATCCAGCATCCCTTAAACGGTTCATTAGAAATTCATCTAGCTTAGTCTTCTCCATAGCCTGCTTTATGAAATGGTCTCGAACCGTGGACATCCCTGAATCACCGCTTTTTCCCTCTCCATAAACTAAGGCTAGCTAATCTAAGACAGCCGCCCTATTAATAAGGTTTACGAGGAAAAGGTAACAAGACAGAAGTCGGGTAAATTTTTTATTTATAAATGGATGAACAGAAATATACGCTAACGTATTGAATAAGCCTCTTTTTACACCGATCGCTAGAGGGGGAGATGTTCGGCTAGAACTCCACCAACGCTATCTCCACATGAGTTAGGTATTCGAAGTTGGGAGTAGCTCTACCGAAGGCCCGGGGGGTGTAGCGCTTCAGGATCGGGCCTCTCTGAGCCGCCGCATGTATGACCCTCAGCCTTTCAAGGTTTAAACCTTTAAACTCCGCGTTCGACTCAGCGTTCTCCAAGACCCTAAGGATCGCTTTACAAGCCTTAACAGGGTATCTACCTGCATACCAACCCTGCAAGTCCCTCCTATGAGCAACCTTCTTTTTATAGCGTTTGAAGGGTATGCTTCTCTTCAACGCTATAACGTCTTCTAGAAGCCTTTTAGCATCGTCTAGGGTTAACCCTCTTATAGCCCTGCAGACCTCTACGGCGGCCTTAGGTGATATCCTTAGGTCTCTACCCGAAGCTATGACCGTCTTCTCAGGGTCTAAGTCTTTGACCGAGTAACCCCAGTTTGGCATAGTTCCTTCAACCCATAACCGGGGGTTCCCAGACCTTTAAACGTTACGGCCCTCAGGAGCCGATTATCCTCCTGAAAGCTTTTACCGTTAAAATCCTCCAGGCTATTAGCCAAAGTAGGAACAGCAAAGCCGTTATGAGAACCTCTACCACGCCTATCTGAGCCCTAGACATGAACTCCTCGAGAATCGGTGCGAGGTCTACCAATCGGTCTATCAGATATAGACCTAGGAGCATACTGAGCCACGCGAAGAATATGTCTATGTATATCCATATGGTTCCTTTCACGGCCAAACCTCCACCGTTAGGAAAACCGTTATAATAGCCAAGAAAGAGGAGAAGGCTGTCAGGGTTAAAAACTCCCTAGCGATTTCAACCTCCTTCTTAGGTGAGCTGGCGAGTATCATACGCACCAGGGTCAACGGTGCCCTAGGGTCTTTAACCGCTTCTATAAGGCCGTCTTCTAGGAGTCTCGTAGGCCTGACGGGTATGCTGGTCTTACCCTTTAAACCGCCGACGGATGAAAGGATCATGAAGGAATTAAGCACCTGAGGCAGCATAGCCACTACCGCTACGACCTCTAGCCCGTTTGTGACGACTAAGCTTCCTAAAGCCGCTCCGACCGCGAAGCTTCCCACGTTACCCGAGAAAACTCTCGCGGGATAACGGTTATACACGTAAAACGCCAGAACTGCTCCTAAGAGCGCCAAGCCGGCTAGCACACCTTTAGGCTTCCCGGCTAGGAGATAGGCTAAAACCAACGTCGTAATTATAATAGAGGTCGAGCCGCTCATGGCTCCGTTGACCGGGTCTGCCATGTTCATGGCGTTAGACGTTACGCTCAGCGCGAAGGGTATGGCTATAGGATAAGTTACAGTAAGCCTTACCCTTCCTATGAACGGTATCAGAGGCCGAGGTTCATATGCCCTTAATGCAAGTATCGGGAAACCGCTTAAGGTAGCTAGAACGACCTTATGCAACGGCTTTAGGTCTTTGAGGTCGTCGATAAGCCCCACGCCGGCCGCTACGAGTATGGAGAGCATGATCGCGAGATAGGTAGAAGCCGAGGGGGCATCTACTAGACAAAGAAAGCCTAGGGATGTTATGAAACCCACGAGCATGGATAACCCGACTCTTTCAGGTATTTTTGGTTTACTCAACTTGTGCACGTCGACTCCTACTATGCCCTTTCTGCGCATGTAGGACGCTATCTTAGGTGTCGATAGGAGAGTCGCTATAAAACTCAGGGTAAAAGCCGCCGGTGCGTAGATATATGACATGACGACATCACTATTATCACGAGGAAGCTTTTAAACGCTGTCTAAGAGAGACCATAAGGTTTATTAAAAGCTTGGAGCCTGAAACTAGCTTTCGGTGGTAGCTATAGTCAGTTTAGCTCCCTTCGTAGCCTCTCCTCCAGAGGTCGTCCGTAGGATGCTCGAGCTTGCCCAGGTGAACGAGAACGACGTCGTCTGCGATATGGGCTGTGGTGACGGGAGAATTCTCATAATGGCCGTCGGCGAGTTTGGGGCTAAGAAGGCCATAGGATACGAGATTAGGAAAGACCTCTATAAGACGACCCTGGAGAACGTTATGATGAGAAACCTATCCGATAGGGTTGTTGTCTACAATAAGGATTGCATGAACGCCGACCTCTCGGAGGTTACGGTTATAACCCTCTACCTTACCACTTCGGGTAACGAGCGGCTTAGGCCTAAGTTTGAGAAGGAGGCTAGGCCTGGAACCAGGATAGTGAGCCATGATTTCAGCATATCCGGGTGGAGAGCATCTAGGATCGAAAGATTCGGAGGCCATACGATATACCTGTACGTAGTCCCAGACGCTTACAAGCATAAGCTGTCTAAAGGTAGAGGAGAGAGAAGAGGTATACGTAGCTTCTGGTCCTGGAGAGGATTATAGGGAAGCTACGTTAATTTCCCCTTCGGATAACGGAGATAGGGAGGTTGAACACTAGTTCGGAAATCCATAGTTTGTCTAATTTTTTTGAGAACCTTAGGCTTATCTATGTGGGAGCTGAGGCGGAGGTTTATAGAGCTAAATGGTATGGATTGGAGGTCGTAGTTAAACGTAGGATACCTAAGCCATATAGAGTCGCAGAGTTAGATAGGGAGATCAGAATCAAGAGAACCATAAGAGAGGCTAAGGTACTGCACTATGCCAAGAGAAACGGTGTACCCGCTCCGACCGTCTATTTTCTAGACTTAGAAAACTCGATAATAGTCATGAGCTACATTCGAGGTGTGAGAGTTAGAGACCTTCTGGATGAGGCCTGTTTGGAGGAGAGGCTTAGGATCTGTAGGCTTGCAGGAGTTTACACGGCTAAGCTTCATGAGGCTGGGATACAGCACGGTGACTTGACGACATCTAATATGATCAGGGCCGAGGGAGGGAGGGTCTTTTTAGTAGACTTCGGTCTCAGCGTTTTTACAAGCGACGTCGAAGACATGGCCGTCGACGTTATACTCTTCAAACGCGCCTTAGCTAGCACCCACTACAAGTTATTTCGCGAATGTTTCGACGCCTTTCTCGAAGGCTATATGACTGTAAGAGGAGAAGGATCCCTCAAGAAGGTTCTAGCCAAGGTCGAGGAGGTCGAGCGTAGGGGTCGATACGTCATCAGGGACTAGGCTGAGCCTCGAGAAGGACGTTAGCCCTGAATACTTTAGAACCTCTTCCTATGGTAAGCTGCAGTGTTTCACCGACCCTCCTACCTCTTAGAGCCTTAGAGATATCTCGCATAGACGAGACGTTGACGCCTTCGACGTTTAATATAACATCGCCGGGTCTTATACCGGCTTTATAAGCCGGTCCCTCTTCGAACACGTTCAAGACGAGTACGCCTCGGATGAACGATAGTTTATAATAGGATGCTATTGCCCTGTTGAGGTCTATACCCGCTATTCCAAGCCATGGCCTAGAGACACCATAGAGTATAACGTCTTCAAATACCCTCTTCACGATATCGGAGGGAATCGCGAATCCTATACCTTGGGCAAACGAAACGACAGCCGTGCTCATACCCACCATCTCAGCTCTTAGGTTGACCAGGGGACCGCCGCTGTTACCCGGGTTTATCGCCGCGTCTGTTTGGATCATACGCTCCATCACGCCTCTAGGGGTCCTAAGCGTACGGTTTAGAGCGCTTATAACTCCTATCGTAACGGTAGGTCCGCCTGATAACGCTAGGGGATTGCCGACCGCTATGACTATCTGCCCGACTTTGAGGTTTTTGTAGTCGCACATCTTGATCGGCTTCAGCCCCGACGCATCGATCTTCAGTATCGCCACGTCAGCAGCTCTATCGAAGCCGGCGAGCGCCGCGTTAAACCTTTCTCCGGTATGCAGGGTAACCTCTATGTGTTTAGCCCCTTCTACGACGTGGTAGTTTGTGACTACGTATCCATCACTGTCGATTATCGTACCCGAGCCTATGCCCTTAACAGGCGTTACTTGAAGGAGCATATCTCTTCGCAGAACTATGGTCGACACGTTGACGACGCTAGGTAGGACCTCTTCGATAGCCTTAACGATCCGGTCTTCCTCCACCAGCGACACCTCTAGCCTTCACAGACTCCACCGCCTTCTTCATCTTAAGCGAGTCTAAGTCGAGTATAGGCGACTCGCTAATTATAACGGGTTTATAGCCGTTTTCCACTATCACCTCCGCGAGCAGGTCAAAGCTTGGGCCATAAGGCTCCTCAAGCGTTCGATGTCTAACCTCGCCTTTATCGCCATATTCGACGTGGGTGAAGTGGAAGTGTAGAGCCTCGATGCTTCTGGCACCTAAAACTTTCTCGATTTTTTCGAAGACCTTCAGGTAATCATCTTTCGATTTCAGAGAACCTCTACCTCTAGCATGTATGTGAGCCCAGTCTATCGTCGGCTCCACCATATCGAACCTACTACACATCTCCAGTATCTCCTCAAGGCTACCGAGCTGGCTCGGCTTACCCGTGGTTTCGGGACGTAGATATGTTTTAAACCCCCTGGATTCCATGTACTCCACAAGTTCACCGATAGCCTGTATACACGTGTTAAGAGCTTCAGCGGGGGCTTTACCTCCGTAGAACCCCGGATGGAAAACCACGCCCTCGGCTCCGAGCCACTGGGCTGCTTCAAGACATGCCTTAAGTCGCGCTATGCTTTTCTTCACGACCTCTTCTTTACCTGCTAGGTTTATGAAGTAGGATCCATGCATGGTAACCCAGATGTCGTTTTCAGAAGCCTTAGCTCTGAACTCCTCGGCAACCTCGCGTTTTATCCGCGGTTTGACGCCCCACCTTACGGCTTGATATTCGAACGCATCTAACCCCTCATCTTTAAGATATGAAGGGACCTCGGTTACCGCACCCTTAAATCCTATCGGAAAGCCAGCAGGACCGAACCTAACCCTATCGGCCAAAAAACCACCTTATCCTTTCTAGTCTCTAACCCGGAAGGAATTAAGCGTTATCCCGTCGTTTCGAAAGATATCCTAAAGGCACGGGAGATGAGAAAGAGTAATTAGAAGGAGGGGTCGTTTAATCATTTGGGCTGGAGATGGCTAGGTATTGTCCTGAATGCGGCGGGGAGCTCTACTACGACCCGTCTCTGAAGATCTATGTTTGCAGAAGCTGCGGCTCCGCATATACGCACCAGGAGCTTATAGACGCTTGGAGGAAGATAAGACAGCAGACCGTTGAGGAAGACCGTAGGAAGAGGCTTCAAAGAGAATACCTGAAGTGGTGGCTTTCAAAGAAGTAGCTTCATAGCTGTAACCGACCTCGGAGCCACTAGCCTAGGCTCTCCAAGATGCGGCTGCTTTTGATAGATCTACTTCTCTAAATCCGTTTCTCCGAACCCTTAAAAACCTCTGCGGCATGTTTAACCGAGGGTATGTCTTCGGTCGGTAGGTTTCTAGACGAGATAGATCCGGATGAAACGGTTGATATCCTTAGGAGCCTAGTTAAGTCGAATACGGTGAATCCTCCTGGAAACGAGGTAAGGGCGGCATCGTTCATAGCTGGTCTCTTGAAGAAATCAGGTATACCTGTCGAGTTTATGGATGTTAAGCCAGGTAGACCCAACCTATATGCCATACTTGGTAAACCCGGTACGCCTAAGCTGACGTTCGAAGGGCATATGGACGTCGTACCCGTGGGGGCTGAAGAAAGGTGGTCTGTAGATCCCTTCAGCGCGGAGATAGTGGATGGTTGTGTATACGGTAGGGGTTCGGTGGATGCCAAGGGCTCGTTGGCCGCTATGGTTGAGACGCTGTTAGCGCTTAAAAGAGCCGGGTTTAACCCATCAGAGCCGTTGGCCTTGCTGGCGGTTATGGGGGAGGAGACCGGGAACGTAGGTATACGACACGCTCTTAAGAAGGGGTTTAAAAGCGGTATGGCCGTAGTAGGAGAGCCCACCGGTCTAGAGGTTAAGATAGCGCATAAAGGTATTTTGAGGGCTGGGATAACGGCTAGAGGCAGGACTGCTCATGCGGCTATGCCTTGGGCGGGGATAAACGCGATAGTCGGTATGGCTAAGCTCGTGTTGAAGCTTGAGGAGTTCGATAGATCCGTCCTCAGGGTTAGACGGAGCCGTTTAGTCGGTAGCCCCAGTTTGACGGTTACGATCATAAGCGGTGGAATTAAGAGGAACATGGTTCCCGATAGATGCTGTATAACGGTAGACCGACGGCTCATACCAGGCGAAACCTCCCAGACGGCCCTATCAGAGATGCAGGATATAGTCAACAGGTTCTCGGCTGAAGAACCTCGGCTTAAGGTCGATATAGAGCTTCTATACGCAGACCCTCCGTCAGAAGTTTCTGAGAACGAAGAGGTCGTCCAACTTGCTAGAAAAGCCGTTAAAACGGTTAGAGGTAGAGACCCAGGGGTATCAGGCTTCGGAGCCCACTGCGACATGGGAGCCCTCGTAAACGCCGGCATCCCGACGGTGATATTAGGCCCCGGAGACCTGTCTCTAGCCCATAAGGCTGACGAGAATCTACGCATCGAAGAGCTCGTCGAAGCCGCGAAGGTCTACACGGCTCTAGCCGTTTTAACATGCAGCTAAAGACTTTAGCCTTATCGGAAACTCTTTAATAACGATGAGACTCTTTCCTTTTAAGCCGGAGATGAGCACATATGGTTGAACCTCTTAAGTTCGAGATTCTGACCATCGGTAACGAGCTTCTGATAGGTAAGATTTTGAACACTAACGCGCATTGGCTTGCGAAGAGGATAACGAGCCTAGGTGGAAAGGTCACTAGGATACTCGTCGTAGGCGACGACGTGGAGGAGATAGCTTCGGCTTTGAAGAGTTGTCTAGATAGACATCCGGATTTTGTGTTGACCGTGGGAGGGTTGGGGCCAACCTTCGACGATAAGACCCTTGAAGGTGTCGCATATGCACTAGGCAGAGGGCTTAAAGTCAACGAGGAGGCCCTGGAGATGGTTAAGGCCAAGTATGAGGCCTTGAGTAGGCTTAGAGGTCGAAAACTCGAACTCACCCCCGTTAGGGTTAAGATGGCTACTCTACCCGAGGGGGCTAAGCCTATCAGGAACCCGGTCGGAACCGCACCGGGGGTTCTATTAGAAACCGAAGGAGTTACCATAATCTCTCTACCAGGCGTTCCAAGCGAGATGAAGGCGATATTCGAAGACTCGCTAGTCCCCATGATAAAGGAGAGGTCTAAGCTGGTTTTCTGCGAAAAAAGCCTAAGGGTCGACGGGATCTATGAATCCGAACTCGCTCCGATCATAGACCAAGTTCTCAGAGAGAACCCGAGGGTTTACATAAAGTCCCATCCTAAGAGAGAGGAGGGAGCCGCGTATATAGAACTCCATCTGACCACATCGGCGGAGACACCTGATAAAGGAATGAACCTTATCGAGCTCACAGCCTCAGAGCTTAAGAGACGCATAACAGAACGTGGTGGAAAGATATCAGAGATAACTGAAGGTTGAAATCGGCTATCGAAAAGAAGGGTCAGGAAGCTACGGTATATTCGTTACTACACCTATGCCTCTCGTTCTTCCCTCTCTGAAGACAAACCAGTCTCCCACCCTTATATATACAGGTCGGTATTTGAACCTGAATTTCACATACGCAGTTACACCTGTTCTCAAAGGTTCTCGACTTGATTCCAGCAGCTCAGCTGTCTGTCTTATCGTATGTATATGGATCACGGCGTTATACCCTCTCCATATAGTCGTCGGATGGTGTAGAACCGTTACCTTGGCTTCGAAAACCCTGACCGGTTTAAGAACCTCCGACTTATCAAGGATACACATACCCTTAATGACTTCGCCGTAGTCTATGTTAGACAGAGCTAAGCATACATCTTGACCAGGGAAAACTCTCTGAACGTTCACCCTATGGAGGTGGATCGATTTAACCCTGACGATCCTAGAGCTCCCGTCGTCGAACGGTCCTATCTGAACGTAGTCGTCAACGCCCACACTGCCTTGAAGCACTATGCCGCTTACAACCGTTCCGACACCCCGGACGTTAAACTTATCGTCTACATACATCAGGAAAGGCTTACCCACGTTCTCCTCCCACCTCATCCTCTGCGGTAGGAGGTTCAGAAACAGCGTAAGGAGGTTTAAGCCCTGGCCGGTCTTGCTGGAGACGAGGAACACCGGTGTAACCCTTCCAGAAGGCATGGTTTTAGCGGCGACCGATACGTCATCCACATCCCTGACGAGAAGCGGTATCTTATTTATACCAGGCATCTTCAGAAGCCTAAAGATGTCGTCTAAAACCTCTCTAACCCTCTTCTCCCCGACCATATCGACCTTGGTGATCACGACCGCTATCGGAATCTTCAGGGCGACGGCTATGCCTAGATGCTCCTTCGTCGTACCGACGACCCCGGCGTTTGCACCGACGACCAGCAGGGCGTAGTCTGGAACCCTACCCATGACCCCTTTGAGCGTCGTCCTGAGGTATCTCTCGTGTCCACCTAGGTCTACAAGGTTCACGATCTTCGAACTCTTCAGAAAGACCTGAGCCTCGTCCAAGGGAGATAAAAGACTGTGGTTTACCACGTAACCGTCGTCTGTGAAACCTAACGGATGGGTCGATATCGAAGAGGTTCTACCGCTTTTGATCTCGTGAACGTACCTCGCGACCTTACTCATAGCCGAGCCTCTGCCGTCGTCAAGCTCACCCGTACATAGCACACCGACTAGGCTCGATTTACCAGCATCCACGTTGCCGAGTAGCGGTATTACGAGGAATATCGGGAGCCTCCCTTCCCTGGAAACCCTGATGTGGACTTCCGCGATCTTACCTATCCTACCCCTCCCCACCCTTAGGAGCCTACACTTAGCCCCTATGAGCCCAGCAGCCTTCTCTAGGATCCGCAGAGATGTCTCGAGTTCTTCATCGGTTAAGCCTATGGGTTCACCGTCGTCTGAGACCCCTATCTCATAGAACGCCTCACCGCCGCCCTCGTTAAGCCTGTAACGCATCTGAGTCGCGAGGTGCTCCAGGGTCCTACGGTCGTCTCTCAAAAGTATGAGCTTGTACTCTACGTTACCTTCGTCCCTCTCGGCTCCATGAATCCTGCTAAATTAACGACACCTCTAAGTTTAGAATATATTGGCGTGAGATTTAAGCATTCTCGACCGTCTACTAGGGAAAAGTTCTTCTAAACCCTTGGAGATAATTGGTCACTAGGAGATAACGTTGTACACGACTTTCATAGTAGGCACGGCCGGCTCAGGCAAGTCTCAGCTCACC belongs to Candidatus Bathyarchaeota archaeon and includes:
- a CDS encoding SAM-dependent methyltransferase → MLELAQVNENDVVCDMGCGDGRILIMAVGEFGAKKAIGYEIRKDLYKTTLENVMMRNLSDRVVVYNKDCMNADLSEVTVITLYLTTSGNERLRPKFEKEARPGTRIVSHDFSISGWRASRIERFGGHTIYLYVVPDAYKHKLSKGRGERRGIRSFWSWRGL
- a CDS encoding Kae1-associated kinase Bud32; the encoded protein is MSNFFENLRLIYVGAEAEVYRAKWYGLEVVVKRRIPKPYRVAELDREIRIKRTIREAKVLHYAKRNGVPAPTVYFLDLENSIIVMSYIRGVRVRDLLDEACLEERLRICRLAGVYTAKLHEAGIQHGDLTTSNMIRAEGGRVFLVDFGLSVFTSDVEDMAVDVILFKRALASTHYKLFRECFDAFLEGYMTVRGEGSLKKVLAKVEEVERRGRYVIRD
- a CDS encoding nicotinamide mononucleotide deamidase-related protein — translated: MVEPLKFEILTIGNELLIGKILNTNAHWLAKRITSLGGKVTRILVVGDDVEEIASALKSCLDRHPDFVLTVGGLGPTFDDKTLEGVAYALGRGLKVNEEALEMVKAKYEALSRLRGRKLELTPVRVKMATLPEGAKPIRNPVGTAPGVLLETEGVTIISLPGVPSEMKAIFEDSLVPMIKERSKLVFCEKSLRVDGIYESELAPIIDQVLRENPRVYIKSHPKREEGAAYIELHLTTSAETPDKGMNLIELTASELKRRITERGGKISEITEG
- a CDS encoding 30S ribosomal protein S17, whose product is MPKEPECGDKNCPFHGTLSVRGQVLEGTVVSAKAKNTVIVLREYYHYVPKYRRYERRRSRIPAHCPPCLDVKEGDRVRIAECRPISKTVSFVVIEKLGGGKSAA
- the rpmC gene encoding 50S ribosomal protein L29; translated protein: MPILRMREIRAMSPEERIRRVVELRMELMRLRAIVKAGGAVENYARIREIKKTIARILTVQREEELKLGRGSSK
- a CDS encoding 30S ribosomal protein S3; the encoded protein is MSTVRDHFIKQAMEKTKLDEFLMNRLRDAGYGGSEISRTPLGTRITIFALRPGLVIGRGGTIIKALSKELQEKFNVPNPQIAVADIPVPELNPYIMASRIALAMQRGIHFRRAAFWALERIMRAGALGAEVKISGKLTSERARYEKYRVGYLPKSGDPAMKHVKSAVYHLLMKPGIYGIKVTILPPGVEFPDKIELKEEVAQEVQVEEGEEKPEEGVA
- the rplV gene encoding 50S ribosomal protein L22 — protein: MPNWGYSVKDLDPEKTVIASGRDLRISPKAAVEVCRAIRGLTLDDAKRLLEDVIALKRSIPFKRYKKKVAHRRDLQGWYAGRYPVKACKAILRVLENAESNAEFKGLNLERLRVIHAAAQRGPILKRYTPRAFGRATPNFEYLTHVEIALVEF
- a CDS encoding ribonuclease P protein component 1 → MSPITPFNILRHELIGLKAEVKSSTSKSYLGIRGEVVDETRNMLYIKTENGVKAVPKSTCKFVFTLDRGVKVEVDGLKLVGRPEDRLVR
- a CDS encoding M20 family metallopeptidase, translating into MSSVGRFLDEIDPDETVDILRSLVKSNTVNPPGNEVRAASFIAGLLKKSGIPVEFMDVKPGRPNLYAILGKPGTPKLTFEGHMDVVPVGAEERWSVDPFSAEIVDGCVYGRGSVDAKGSLAAMVETLLALKRAGFNPSEPLALLAVMGEETGNVGIRHALKKGFKSGMAVVGEPTGLEVKIAHKGILRAGITARGRTAHAAMPWAGINAIVGMAKLVLKLEEFDRSVLRVRRSRLVGSPSLTVTIISGGIKRNMVPDRCCITVDRRLIPGETSQTALSEMQDIVNRFSAEEPRLKVDIELLYADPPSEVSENEEVVQLARKAVKTVRGRDPGVSGFGAHCDMGALVNAGIPTVILGPGDLSLAHKADENLRIEELVEAAKVYTALAVLTCS
- a CDS encoding TIM barrel protein, with the translated sequence MADRVRFGPAGFPIGFKGAVTEVPSYLKDEGLDAFEYQAVRWGVKPRIKREVAEEFRAKASENDIWVTMHGSYFINLAGKEEVVKKSIARLKACLEAAQWLGAEGVVFHPGFYGGKAPAEALNTCIQAIGELVEYMESRGFKTYLRPETTGKPSQLGSLEEILEMCSRFDMVEPTIDWAHIHARGRGSLKSKDDYLKVFEKIEKVLGARSIEALHFHFTHVEYGDKGEVRHRTLEEPYGPSFDLLAEVIVENGYKPVIISESPILDLDSLKMKKAVESVKARGVAGGGRPDR
- a CDS encoding trypsin-like peptidase domain-containing protein produces the protein MEEDRIVKAIEEVLPSVVNVSTIVLRRDMLLQVTPVKGIGSGTIIDSDGYVVTNYHVVEGAKHIEVTLHTGERFNAALAGFDRAADVAILKIDASGLKPIKMCDYKNLKVGQIVIAVGNPLALSGGPTVTIGVISALNRTLRTPRGVMERMIQTDAAINPGNSGGPLVNLRAEMVGMSTAVVSFAQGIGFAIPSDIVKRVFEDVILYGVSRPWLGIAGIDLNRAIASYYKLSFIRGVLVLNVFEEGPAYKAGIRPGDVILNVEGVNVSSMRDISKALRGRRVGETLQLTIGRGSKVFRANVLLEAQPSP